Proteins co-encoded in one Bradyrhizobium sp. 170 genomic window:
- a CDS encoding 4-oxalocrotonate tautomerase family protein: MPHVIVKLYSGRSEQQKALLAEALTRAVMDTLKVGEESVSVAIEDVKPKDWAERVFRPDILGKPETIYKRPGYDPL; this comes from the coding sequence ATGCCGCACGTCATCGTCAAACTCTATTCGGGCAGGTCAGAACAGCAGAAGGCTTTGCTTGCGGAAGCTCTCACCCGCGCGGTGATGGACACGCTGAAGGTTGGCGAGGAATCGGTTTCGGTCGCGATCGAGGATGTCAAACCGAAGGATTGGGCCGAGAGGGTTTTCCGGCCCGACATCCTTGGCAAGCCGGAAACGATCTACAAGAGGCCTGGCTATGATCCTCTTTGA